In Oscillatoria acuminata PCC 6304, a single window of DNA contains:
- a CDS encoding PAS domain S-box protein, producing MNLDRQLSQNHDSVNLGGTIHNGYFQIIVERAAIGLALWDLTGKFLQTNPFLQTMLGYEAEELLHLEYSQITHPEDLQREEALLQDCIARKREGYEIEKRLICKDGTEIWIKQNLSMMLDGAENPQFAVATLENISQAPSLEIASPEFAEKYKTIFDIFPLGISVTDCEGNIIESNPASLNYLDARVISSVEAVNPDRDCPLILREETPLNVQEFFRRLTLTEVIENRGTQSLQIGISSGVGKIGWLNITAVPIPLEKQGFIIVYVDITECKKNQIALTETEQRFRKAVDNFPDIFVIYDADRRIQFINNKGIQVSGYTEEQILNHRDEELFPPAITDNYLPLLQQAIETKTPQKGECNIILNNSQLSLAVAYIPLLNERGEIYQILGITHDITERKRAEESLIKSESTNRALLNTIPDLMFRVKGDGTYLDFKPANFSNLIKPQIFQGLKVVDVMPQNIAETSMKYIQQTLETQEIQVFEYQLEISGEVSVYEARLIASGDDEVLAIVRDITARKNADREKNQLIESLQKSEANLARAQRVAHVGSWEYEVESKKITVSEEFLRIFDCPLKSGLSYLYLVKQLHRNDRKTWSKLIREALEQGSANEVELRIWQSDRTLRYIEARAEAVFSGTGKPIRLFGTTLDITEQKKAQAALAESEAKYRSLMNDAGDAILLTDLEGNFLESNKKAEELLGYTQEELVTLHVSQILPPQERERVNSVFALTAKTGGGWLPNTQVRQKDGETLWADISCSVVQWGEGLKVQQAIVRDITYRVQIEASLREQAERERLISAMQERIRQSLDLKEILQTTVVQVRQFLQCDRVAICRLGSDSTGVMVSESVNSEYCSILGLTIRDPLLRELDLSLEQLGGIYQVEDITQAWVSEAHVKFLTEVEVKAMLMVPIVQSSGLWGLLIAHHCAASRQWQQSEIKFLSQLATQVGIATQQSQLYEQLKEANQQLQQLATRDGLTLLSNRRHFNEYLEREWRQMERDRTPLSLILCDIDFFKPYNDTYGHQAGDECLKQVAVAIQKASKRPLDFVARYGGEEFAVILPDTDANGAICIAETIREAVKALQVPHRASTSYQCITLSVGIATVMPGVESSVETLIQEADRALYRAKDQGRDCSVHYAQF from the coding sequence ATGAACCTTGATCGCCAACTTAGTCAAAACCATGATTCCGTCAACCTGGGTGGAACCATTCACAATGGATACTTCCAAATCATAGTTGAACGAGCGGCGATTGGGTTAGCGCTTTGGGACTTGACTGGAAAATTTTTGCAAACTAACCCTTTTTTACAAACCATGCTGGGGTATGAGGCAGAAGAACTCTTGCATCTGGAATATAGTCAAATTACTCATCCCGAAGACTTGCAAAGAGAGGAGGCTCTCCTGCAAGACTGTATTGCCCGAAAGAGAGAGGGATATGAAATAGAAAAAAGATTAATCTGCAAAGATGGAACAGAAATCTGGATCAAACAGAACCTATCCATGATGCTAGACGGTGCAGAAAATCCTCAATTTGCTGTAGCAACCTTGGAGAATATTTCCCAGGCCCCCTCCTTAGAGATAGCCTCTCCAGAATTTGCAGAAAAATACAAAACAATCTTTGATATTTTCCCCCTGGGAATTTCAGTGACAGACTGCGAGGGAAATATTATAGAATCAAATCCTGCTTCATTAAATTATTTAGATGCCCGGGTTATAAGTTCAGTAGAAGCAGTCAATCCAGACAGAGATTGTCCGCTCATTTTAAGAGAAGAAACTCCGCTGAATGTCCAGGAATTTTTTAGAAGACTTACTTTAACAGAAGTGATTGAAAATCGAGGCACCCAAAGTTTACAAATAGGAATTAGTTCAGGGGTTGGGAAAATAGGCTGGCTGAATATTACCGCTGTACCCATTCCATTGGAAAAGCAGGGATTTATAATTGTCTATGTCGATATTACCGAATGCAAAAAAAACCAAATAGCGTTAACAGAAACAGAACAGCGATTTAGAAAAGCTGTGGATAACTTCCCCGATATTTTTGTCATCTATGATGCCGATCGCCGCATTCAATTTATTAATAATAAAGGCATCCAAGTCAGTGGTTATACCGAAGAACAGATTCTTAATCACCGGGATGAAGAATTATTCCCTCCAGCCATTACAGATAATTATCTCCCCCTACTCCAGCAAGCCATTGAGACAAAAACGCCTCAAAAAGGAGAATGCAACATTATTTTAAATAATAGTCAATTGAGTTTAGCAGTCGCTTATATTCCCTTACTCAATGAAAGGGGAGAAATTTATCAAATTTTAGGAATTACCCATGATATCACTGAACGCAAGCGGGCTGAAGAATCTTTAATTAAAAGTGAAAGCACCAATCGAGCCTTACTCAATACCATCCCCGATTTAATGTTTCGAGTGAAAGGAGATGGAACCTACTTAGATTTTAAACCGGCTAATTTTAGCAACTTAATCAAACCCCAAATTTTTCAAGGCTTAAAAGTGGTGGATGTCATGCCACAAAACATTGCCGAGACTTCAATGAAATATATCCAACAAACCTTGGAAACCCAAGAAATACAAGTGTTTGAGTATCAACTAGAAATCAGCGGTGAAGTTTCCGTCTACGAAGCCAGACTGATTGCTAGTGGAGATGATGAAGTTTTGGCTATTGTGCGAGACATTACGGCACGTAAAAACGCCGATCGAGAAAAAAATCAATTAATTGAATCCCTCCAAAAGAGTGAAGCCAATCTCGCCCGAGCACAACGAGTCGCTCATGTGGGAAGCTGGGAATATGAGGTTGAATCTAAAAAAATCACAGTGTCTGAAGAATTTTTAAGAATTTTTGACTGCCCTTTGAAGTCCGGGTTAAGCTATCTTTACCTGGTGAAGCAGCTCCACCGAAATGATAGAAAAACTTGGAGCAAGCTAATTCGAGAAGCCCTCGAACAAGGCAGTGCCAATGAAGTTGAACTGAGAATTTGGCAAAGCGATCGCACCCTCCGTTATATTGAAGCCAGAGCCGAGGCGGTATTTAGCGGAACCGGAAAACCCATCAGGCTCTTTGGAACCACCTTAGATATCACCGAACAGAAAAAAGCCCAAGCTGCCCTCGCAGAATCCGAAGCCAAATATCGCTCCTTAATGAATGATGCAGGTGATGCGATATTACTCACGGATTTGGAGGGTAATTTTTTAGAATCTAATAAAAAAGCCGAGGAATTATTGGGTTATACCCAAGAAGAATTAGTCACCCTCCATGTCAGTCAAATTTTACCCCCCCAAGAACGGGAAAGAGTTAACTCTGTGTTTGCCTTAACAGCAAAAACCGGGGGCGGATGGTTGCCGAATACCCAAGTCCGCCAAAAAGATGGGGAAACGCTCTGGGCAGATATTAGTTGTAGTGTGGTCCAATGGGGAGAGGGTCTAAAAGTTCAGCAGGCGATCGTTCGGGATATTACTTATCGGGTTCAGATTGAAGCCTCTTTAAGAGAACAAGCGGAACGAGAACGGTTGATATCCGCGATGCAAGAGCGAATCCGACAGTCTCTGGATTTGAAAGAGATTTTACAAACAACAGTGGTCCAGGTGAGGCAATTTTTACAGTGCGATCGCGTAGCTATTTGTCGCTTAGGGTCTGACTCCACCGGGGTGATGGTATCGGAATCGGTGAATTCAGAATACTGCTCTATTTTAGGACTAACAATTCGCGATCCCTTACTCAGAGAACTGGATTTATCCTTGGAACAGTTGGGGGGAATTTATCAGGTTGAGGATATTACTCAAGCATGGGTAAGCGAGGCTCATGTGAAATTTTTAACGGAGGTTGAAGTCAAGGCGATGTTAATGGTGCCCATTGTCCAAAGTAGTGGGTTATGGGGATTACTGATTGCTCACCACTGTGCTGCATCTCGACAATGGCAGCAGTCGGAAATTAAGTTTCTCAGTCAATTGGCAACTCAGGTGGGAATTGCCACCCAACAATCCCAACTGTATGAACAACTTAAAGAAGCGAATCAGCAGTTGCAGCAACTGGCAACTCGGGATGGATTAACCCTGTTATCAAACCGGCGTCATTTTAATGAATATTTAGAACGAGAATGGCGACAGATGGAGCGCGATCGCACCCCACTCTCGTTGATTCTGTGCGATATCGATTTTTTCAAACCCTATAATGACACCTACGGCCATCAAGCTGGGGATGAATGTCTCAAACAAGTGGCAGTCGCCATTCAAAAAGCCAGCAAAAGGCCCTTAGATTTTGTGGCGCGGTATGGCGGAGAAGAATTTGCCGTGATTTTACCCGATACCGATGCGAATGGGGCAATCTGCATCGCGGAAACCATCCGTGAGGCAGTGAAGGCATTACAGGTTCCCCATCGGGCATCTACGAGTTACCAATGCATTACCTTGAGTGTAGGAATTGCTACGGTGATGCCTGGAGTTGAGTCATCGGTGGAGACCCTGATTCAAGAAGCCGATCGCGCCTTGTATCGAGCGAAGGACCAGGGCCGCGATTGTTCGGTTCATTATGCTCAGTTTTAA
- a CDS encoding NUDIX domain-containing protein, with the protein MTYRNPTPTVDIIIELGDRPGRPIILIERRNDPLGWAIPGGFVDYGESVETAAVREAKEEIGLEVELIEQFHVYSDPNRDPRQHTLSVVFLATATGEPQAADDAKNLDCFESWRIPTNLCFDHDRILKDYWRYRHYGIRPRI; encoded by the coding sequence ATGACCTATCGCAATCCCACGCCGACTGTTGACATCATTATTGAGTTAGGCGATCGCCCCGGACGTCCCATTATCCTAATTGAGCGTCGCAATGACCCTTTAGGTTGGGCAATTCCCGGTGGTTTTGTCGATTATGGGGAATCGGTGGAAACGGCGGCAGTCCGTGAGGCGAAAGAAGAAATCGGTTTAGAGGTAGAACTCATCGAACAATTTCATGTGTATTCTGACCCGAATCGGGACCCGCGTCAGCATACCCTGAGTGTGGTTTTTTTAGCCACGGCGACGGGGGAACCCCAGGCGGCAGATGATGCCAAAAATTTAGACTGTTTTGAGTCTTGGCGCATCCCCACAAATCTTTGTTTTGATCACGATCGCATCCTGAAGGATTATTGGCGCTACCGACATTATGGGATCCGACCCCGGATTTAA